The bacterium genome segment TGGTACCATTTCGGCGCTTACAAATAATTCGCTTGGTATTGCCGGCGTTTGTTGGGAAGGCGTTAAAATACTTCCGGTTAAGGATGTATATGACACGTCATTAACAAGTGAACCGGATAACTTTACTTTTCTAAGAGCGTATCAGTACTTACTCGATTATTCGCCCCAACCGGACGTTATCGTTCAGGCTCAGGGCATCTACTCTGCTGGTGATCCAACAGAGCAAGGTTTGATTAAGTCGTTAACAGATAAAGGGATTATTTTCCTGGCGGCTGTTGGAAATAGTAATTTTAGCACTACCATTAATAATGTACGTCCTGCTTGTTATCCAGAAGTCATTAGTATTTCAGCAGTAAATTCATCGAAACGCAAAGCCAGCTATTCCAACTTTGGTAAAGTTGAATTTGCTGCGCCGGGTGGTGAAAGTGGTGGCCCGACAGATAGTTGCTTGAGGCTAGATAAAGGCAATACGATTACTTGGAACTTTAAGGGTACCTCTGCCGCCGTCGCTTACGCAGGAGGAGCAGTTGCGCTTGGTTTATCTGCTGGGATTAAGCCCAACAAGATAGTCGAATATCTTAAAGCCGGCGCTGATACACTGGGGCAACCTGTTCCGAACGCAATCTATGGCTATGGCGTCATTGATGTTTTTAAAACATTTAGGGCTGCCGGTTTGATTAAGTTAAATATAACGATTGATACGCCTTTAACCGGTGCGCAGATCGAAACACAGGTTGTTCCATTTCACTTTACTTTTTTCAACATGAACCCTGACTCATTAGTAGTGACAGTTGACGGTGAACCAGTTGTTATCGAAGATCCAATTGTTGTAAGCGAGACCGATCCGATGACCTCAACCTTAAGTACTACTTTGATGTTGTCCCCGACAGGTCTAGATAGCGCTCATACGGTTGAAGTGACCGGTACAAGCGCAGTTGACTCGACTTATTCTATCACCAAAACAGTATTGGTCTCGGTTGTTCCGCATTTGTTGCGACAGGGAAGACATATGATTTCCGTTCCTTATGGAATGGCAGAACGTTCACCGGAATCAGTGTTTGGGCCTGACTTCCGCTTATATCGATGGATTTATGAAGATGGATCAGGCTTGTGGGCTCGCTATACCTCATCAGGGGTACAAGATGAGCGTGCTAGCTTTAATCCGCCTTCTCCAGGAATGTATCCGGACGGCGGTTCTGATTTTATTCCGCCACTAGGTCTTGGTTGGTTTATTGATCTTGGTGGAGATATTAGTGTTGTTGTTGATCAAGCCGGCTTAAGTGTTCCCTATGACATCGAGTTAACGCCTGGTTGGCAGCTATTTGGTAATCCGTTCCCCTTCGATGTTGATTGGTCTACAACTCAATTCGATGTGCCGGGTTATCGACTTTCATTACTGGAGGCCATTAACAAAGGTGTTGTTCGTGGTGAACTTTGGCGTTGGAATGGTGTAGGTTATGAGTTTGATGTGGCGCCTCTTGGACGAATGAGAGCATGGGAAGCGCATTGGTTGAAAGTCATTCAGCCGTGTAGGATGATCCTTAAGCCTCTTTCATCGGGCGTCTCACGCGCACAAACAACTGATTGGGCTACCACTTTAGTAGGCACTGGCGGATGGTTGATGAAACTGGCCGCTCAGACTGGTGATTTGGACGATGCCCAGAACTTTATCGGTCTTAGTTTGCGCCCAAGTTTAAGAACCTCACAGATTGAGAAGCCGCCATCGGTTAGCCCGTTTGTAAGCCTCTCGATGCAACCCTATACGGGCAGCGCGAATATGGCGGTTGATATTCGAAAGCTTGGCCCCGGTTACACTATGTGGAACTTCTCGGTTTCGACTGATGTTCTTAATTCTAATGTCAACGTCTATTGGAACAACCTGATAGCTCCAAAAGTCGGAGTTAAAATGGTTTTGGAAGATATTACATCAGGGAAGCGTATAAACATGCTTGCCAATCGATCGTACACCTTCCTAAGCGGAGGAAAGCCCACCGTCCGCAAATTCCGTGTTTACTGTGGCACGAACATACCTGTTTCGGTGCCTGCAACAACGCGGAGTACTAGTTCCATCGGAGCTCGTTAACCAGTTTCCAAGTAAGCGCCATACACGTTTGTATGGCGCTTACAGGGCGATGAGGAAGTGAGATGAACATGAACCTAATATCTAATAAAATTAAATTATTCTTCGGTGTCTTGGTTGGGTTATCCCTCCTTGCCACATGTGCATTTGCATCTATTGATGGGTACAAGAGTGCTCTTAGCACCACTACTGTCCCCCCCTTCTCAACTGATTATGCCGCGGTTGATATCGACAACGGCATAATTGGTTTTGCCCAAGGGATTAGTGGTCAGGTTATTTGGGGGGTCCTTGGTGATGTAGCTATTGATGCAGCAGGTAGGATAAGCCTCTATACTGTATTGGGGGCTGAGCTTGATGCTAATGATAATAATTCAGCATTAACTTGGGGAGCCCCTTATCCAAGCGGTGACTTCGGCTATATATCAGTTGGTGTCACGGATGCTGCACAAAAATTTGCGGTGCAACGATACGGCACAGATGAAGGCGGAGCAGGTGGAGGTTGGATTCTGGCTCCATACAAGATGGCTGGCCGTCCTTCTGTCCAATCTCACTGGACTGGACCTGGTGGTGTTCAAGTTTGGATGCGTGCCGAGCTAATTCAAGATACTTGGAAATTTAACTTTTGGTTTGAAAATACAGGAGTTGATCCGGTTATCGCTCAAGTTCGTTGGGCTGGCTGTATCCAAATGCTTGACCCCAGCACCCCGGTAACTGGCCCGACCGCCTTGGAATATGTGTTGCCGCAAGGTTTGAGACCTTGGATTCTCGATCATATTCTGTCTTCTCCAAACTTACCGCCGGCGATTGATTTCTTTATTGATAAAACCAAAACAGCGCCTTCGCTTCACTTTATCACTCAATCTGATGATATGCACCCTGACCAGGTTGGGATGGATGCTTTGGCTGTAGGTGGTTTGGGAAGAACAGTTGGCGCTATTTGGGGATCAACGACTTTACCGGATGTCGAAGCATCACCTACTGCCATCGCATTAACATCGTCTGAGATTGTATTGCCAGGCAGATATCATATGACGACAGATGCTGGCCTGGGAGATCCGACAGGTTTTGATCCGGATGCGGTTATTTATGTGAACCTTGCTACTGGCGTCACAAACGCTTTCAAACCGATGGCGTTAGGTACTGAAGCGCCACGAATTATAAGTTATAACCCACTAGCTGACCCGAGTTTAAGCCCGAACCCATTTGAAATTATAGCAAGGGTGACCAATCTCTATCAGAAGCCGGAAGGTCCTGCTGACCTGCAGAATATTTTGGTTTCAATCGACCTTCCTACTGGGTACATCCTTTTGGATAATGATGCTCAGAAGTCGATCGATCGTTTAGCTCCTAATGAGACACAAGCAGTTAGATGGCGTGTGTATTCAACGGGTGCAAATACTGGAATCGATCAATATCGTGTAGTTGCTTCCGTCCAACAACCATATATTAGTAAGATTACTGCTAATAATCTTGTTACCTCTGTTACGGATTCGTTTAAGCTAAGACCACGATGGGTACAGTCGAGTATTCCCTTCGAATTCCCAGGCGCTCAGCCTTTGTGGACGACATTTGGATTGACTCGCGGTACCACTCGTCAGGTTAGATGGGATCCTGTGCTTGGTCAGTGGACGGGAATAACGCTTAACGAACGTGGCCGAGGTTTCTTTGTGAAACTTCAACAAGCATCTTTTGATCTTAGTGTAAAGCTCGCTAATGCCTCAGAACCTACTGGCGAACTTACCCAAATATATGCCATACCGCTCGATGATGGCTGGAACCAGATTGGTAACCCATGGTTGTATCCGATTAGTCTGAAGCAATTACAGTTCATTAATCCTGACGACCCAAGAGATACTCTTTCATTTGACGAGGCGTTAGGGCTTGGGCTAATTCGCAATGCGCTTTGGGATTGGAACCCCGATCTGAATAATGGAATCGGCGACTATGTTCTTGCTAACGATCCTTCCTCCAACACGGACGCTGTGCTTGAACCTATGAAGGGCTACTTCATTAAGGTGACCACAGGTCGTGAAAGAAGGCTTCAAGTTCTCTATCCGTTTGTTTCAATACCAGGCGCTGGTATTGCTACCACTGGTGTTAGTTCGTTAATAACCCGTTCAGTTGTATCTAATGATTGGGCATCACCTTCACGTAACCAGTGGCGTTTGGGGCTAACAGCGAGAACTGCGAAAGGGGCGAGCAATACAGCCTATTTCGGAGTTTCAAGCACATCTGTTGATGGGTATGACGTCAGAGATATCGAGTCACCCCCCTCATTCCCCGGTGGTGTTCAGGTGTTAATTGACCATCGAGCTTGGCCTTCACCAAATTCAGGGTTTTATCGACAAGATATCCGTAGCGCTACTACCAGCCGCAACGTCTATAGTATGATTGTTACTACAGATGTTCCGCAGATAGTTAGCCTGAATTGGCTGCGACCTGATGCTAATATGGCTGGCTACCGAATGAAGCTTGTTGACAAAGTGACTAATAAAACTATTACCATGAGTTCGACGACTTTCTATAGCTTCCGCTCCAATGGAACTCGTCGCTTTGAAATAATCTTAGAGAAGATAGCTCCTGCAGCAATTCGACGTTAGGCCTATCTTTTGAAAGCAACCGCAAATGCGGCTGATGTAAGATACAAGGGGGCGGGACGAGTATTGTCTCGCCCCCTTATCTATAAGTAGATACTCTTAGAGGAG includes the following:
- a CDS encoding S8 family serine peptidase; the protein is MFRRTPLYVVPIIAVLMIACSGFAAVSPTVSSGYVPGFRPGEVVITLKPGTTLDDALAVAESMNAIIIDSLPSCDTYLLRTLSYTRYETGERGRAAVMDVAAYASQDPRVSYARPNLVGVNFATPNDPYFSRQWPLTMMKLPEAWNLEKGKSKIVVAVIDSGFEVTHTDMVGRFLPGYDVADMDADVSAPPNIASAFHGQWVAGTISALTNNSLGIAGVCWEGVKILPVKDVYDTSLTSEPDNFTFLRAYQYLLDYSPQPDVIVQAQGIYSAGDPTEQGLIKSLTDKGIIFLAAVGNSNFSTTINNVRPACYPEVISISAVNSSKRKASYSNFGKVEFAAPGGESGGPTDSCLRLDKGNTITWNFKGTSAAVAYAGGAVALGLSAGIKPNKIVEYLKAGADTLGQPVPNAIYGYGVIDVFKTFRAAGLIKLNITIDTPLTGAQIETQVVPFHFTFFNMNPDSLVVTVDGEPVVIEDPIVVSETDPMTSTLSTTLMLSPTGLDSAHTVEVTGTSAVDSTYSITKTVLVSVVPHLLRQGRHMISVPYGMAERSPESVFGPDFRLYRWIYEDGSGLWARYTSSGVQDERASFNPPSPGMYPDGGSDFIPPLGLGWFIDLGGDISVVVDQAGLSVPYDIELTPGWQLFGNPFPFDVDWSTTQFDVPGYRLSLLEAINKGVVRGELWRWNGVGYEFDVAPLGRMRAWEAHWLKVIQPCRMILKPLSSGVSRAQTTDWATTLVGTGGWLMKLAAQTGDLDDAQNFIGLSLRPSLRTSQIEKPPSVSPFVSLSMQPYTGSANMAVDIRKLGPGYTMWNFSVSTDVLNSNVNVYWNNLIAPKVGVKMVLEDITSGKRINMLANRSYTFLSGGKPTVRKFRVYCGTNIPVSVPATTRSTSSIGAR